The bacterium genomic interval GATATATATGAAAACATTAAAAATGGCAAAAAGGCACCTGTTCCACGCCATTCAGAAATTAAAAATACTTTATGTGAATTGATAAGAAAGCAATTAGGAGTTGAAAAATAATATTTTATAGGGGGGCAGGGAAAGGAATCTCCTCTCTTTGACAAA includes:
- a CDS encoding type II toxin-antitoxin system HicA family toxin; this translates as MKELVEDGCYLKRHGKKHDIYENIKNGKKAPVPRHSEIKNTLCELIRKQLGVEK